A window of the Halobacterium hubeiense genome harbors these coding sequences:
- a CDS encoding enoyl-CoA hydratase/isomerase family protein, with amino-acid sequence MADTVRSEFDDGVATVTIDRPESLNALNVETLHALHDAVDEAERRGTRVLVLTGAGDDAFVAGADISHMAEMDTQEAHEYAELGHDLADAIESFPAPVIAAINGYAFGGGMELALACDLRVASETAVMGQTEIDLGIVPGWGATQRLPQLVGDETARRLIYFGDRLDATDAYEEGLVGEVVAHDELDDHVADLAADLASKSQTALGAAKDAINQSHETPLDAGLEYERRTWASLFGSHDQREGMQAFLEDREPDFE; translated from the coding sequence ATGGCAGACACAGTCCGCTCCGAGTTCGACGACGGCGTCGCGACCGTCACTATCGACCGCCCCGAGAGCCTGAACGCGCTCAACGTCGAGACGCTGCACGCGCTCCACGACGCCGTCGACGAGGCCGAACGGCGGGGCACCCGCGTGCTCGTGCTCACGGGCGCCGGCGACGACGCGTTCGTCGCGGGCGCGGACATCTCCCACATGGCGGAGATGGACACCCAAGAGGCCCACGAGTACGCCGAACTCGGCCACGACCTCGCGGACGCAATCGAGTCGTTCCCCGCGCCCGTCATCGCGGCCATCAACGGCTACGCGTTCGGCGGCGGGATGGAGCTGGCGCTGGCCTGCGACCTCCGCGTCGCCAGCGAGACCGCCGTCATGGGCCAGACCGAAATCGACCTCGGCATCGTCCCGGGGTGGGGAGCGACCCAGCGGCTCCCCCAACTGGTGGGCGACGAGACCGCGCGCCGCCTGATTTACTTCGGCGACCGCCTCGACGCCACCGACGCCTACGAGGAGGGCCTCGTCGGCGAGGTCGTCGCGCACGACGAACTCGACGACCACGTCGCCGACCTCGCCGCCGACCTCGCGAGCAAGTCACAGACCGCGCTCGGCGCCGCCAAGGACGCCATCAATCAGAGCCACGAGACGCCGCTCGACGCCGGACTGGAGTACGAGCGCCGGACGTGGGCGAGCCTGTTCGGCAGCCACGACCAGCGCGAGGGGATGCAGGCGTTCCTCGAAGACCGCGAGCCCGACTTCGAGTAG
- a CDS encoding DUF7513 family protein has translation MTLGSFLAGVGFRTNTPSFEAGVELTAFVTGVEDGSAVARIGDSKLRISNAPDDAVDTLVRLRVEGFNDDTHVGQAEYLETVGESSF, from the coding sequence ATGACGCTCGGCTCGTTCCTCGCGGGCGTCGGCTTCCGCACGAACACGCCGAGCTTCGAGGCCGGCGTGGAGCTTACGGCGTTCGTCACCGGCGTCGAGGACGGGTCGGCCGTCGCGCGCATCGGCGACTCGAAGCTCCGCATCTCGAACGCGCCCGACGACGCCGTCGACACGCTCGTCCGGCTGCGCGTCGAGGGGTTCAACGACGACACCCACGTCGGGCAGGCGGAGTACCTCGAAACCGTCGGCGAGAGCTCGTTCTAA
- a CDS encoding PUA domain-containing protein, with protein sequence MQDADVHSLRTVADYQFGAGAGAALFPPEERFEVQRSTTGRPQQVARDDGARLVSVGMDGRFTLGAAGGRRLVDNLAHPAARVVVGDDSEPFVRDGKNVFAKFVQTVDPDVRADDEVAVVHERGDLLAVGRAELDAGSMLDFDTGMAVMVRDSVQK encoded by the coding sequence ATGCAGGACGCGGACGTGCACTCGCTGCGGACCGTCGCCGACTACCAGTTCGGAGCCGGCGCGGGCGCGGCGCTGTTCCCGCCGGAGGAACGCTTCGAGGTGCAGCGCTCGACCACCGGCCGCCCCCAGCAGGTCGCCCGCGACGACGGCGCCCGGCTCGTCTCCGTCGGGATGGACGGCCGCTTCACGCTCGGCGCAGCCGGCGGCCGCCGGCTCGTCGACAACCTCGCACATCCCGCGGCCCGAGTGGTCGTCGGCGACGACAGCGAGCCGTTCGTCCGCGACGGGAAGAACGTCTTCGCGAAGTTCGTCCAGACCGTCGACCCGGACGTCCGCGCCGACGACGAAGTCGCGGTCGTCCACGAGCGCGGCGACCTGCTGGCGGTCGGCCGCGCGGAACTGGACGCCGGCTCGATGCTCGACTTCGACACCGGGATGGCAGTGATGGTGCGGGATAGCGTCCAGAAGTAG
- a CDS encoding DUF5797 family protein yields MTLSEEDRERLADIVELQPTKNGVLQDRWDMESGSDVHQYLESELRDYYYRDENSLIRATAEAAELVGEAPESGEAPAVHMSENERRVFAVIAGPDERAESVVSVLHAVRDEFDVPDLESADVRRALQTLKRKGIVTVEHRTVPTYKLAVAREDVNVAERDGEQSASEA; encoded by the coding sequence ATGACCCTCTCCGAGGAGGACCGCGAGCGGCTGGCGGACATCGTGGAACTCCAGCCGACGAAAAACGGCGTGCTCCAGGACCGCTGGGACATGGAAAGCGGCAGCGACGTCCACCAGTACCTCGAGTCGGAGCTGCGGGACTACTACTACCGCGACGAGAACAGCCTGATTCGCGCCACCGCGGAGGCGGCCGAACTCGTCGGGGAGGCGCCCGAGAGCGGCGAGGCGCCCGCCGTCCACATGTCCGAGAACGAGCGCCGCGTGTTCGCGGTCATCGCCGGCCCGGACGAGCGCGCGGAGAGCGTCGTCTCGGTGCTGCACGCGGTCCGCGACGAGTTCGACGTCCCCGACCTCGAATCCGCGGACGTCCGGCGCGCGCTCCAGACGCTCAAGCGCAAGGGCATCGTCACCGTCGAACACCGCACGGTCCCGACGTACAAGCTCGCGGTCGCACGCGAGGACGTGAACGTCGCGGAGCGCGACGGCGAGCAGTCCGCCTCGGAAGCGTAG
- a CDS encoding DUF5787 family protein, whose translation MADSEFAFELRVCAWAERHWHPDGERPCIVARQLGTKRRRWDTVVVEVDPEALEARANFGPERLNSDLLHVVRNAPADWAFYRDALPHPGYPWRYVREAIHEAADRDIVETRRNGNKIELKRKWPYPDWVRRIVAIENKPDLDASAADALADQLQRDVALGLADEVWLATESSDERGAERALFAEMPVEAGVLTFADGEASVAWHPRSLAPASVGTRITERPSDSEFDNSPASFEYVDADWKAQKRLEIAERAYERGWRSYLDTMRPDCRHFAVRRGEHGYVPYCAAKEREQTAAECSGSCPDYEPEPPTWRQGEWPIEGGPGAAIRRVMDDRRRRQRE comes from the coding sequence GTGGCCGACTCCGAGTTCGCGTTCGAACTGCGCGTCTGCGCGTGGGCGGAGCGACACTGGCACCCCGACGGCGAGCGCCCCTGCATCGTCGCGCGCCAACTGGGCACGAAGCGGCGGCGCTGGGACACCGTCGTCGTGGAAGTGGACCCCGAAGCGCTCGAAGCGCGCGCGAACTTCGGCCCCGAGCGGCTGAACTCGGACCTCCTGCACGTCGTCCGGAACGCGCCCGCGGACTGGGCGTTCTACCGGGACGCGCTCCCGCACCCGGGCTACCCGTGGCGCTACGTTCGCGAGGCGATTCACGAGGCCGCCGATCGCGACATCGTGGAGACGCGGCGGAACGGGAACAAGATAGAGCTCAAGCGGAAGTGGCCGTACCCCGACTGGGTGCGGCGAATCGTCGCCATCGAGAACAAGCCGGACCTCGACGCGTCGGCGGCGGACGCGCTCGCCGACCAACTCCAGCGGGATGTCGCGCTCGGGCTCGCCGACGAGGTGTGGCTGGCGACCGAGTCCAGCGACGAGCGCGGCGCCGAGCGCGCGCTGTTCGCGGAGATGCCCGTCGAAGCCGGCGTCCTCACGTTCGCGGACGGCGAGGCGTCCGTGGCGTGGCACCCGCGGTCGCTGGCCCCCGCGTCCGTCGGCACCAGAATCACCGAGCGGCCGTCGGACAGCGAGTTCGACAACTCGCCCGCGAGCTTCGAGTACGTCGACGCCGACTGGAAGGCACAGAAGCGCCTCGAAATCGCCGAGCGCGCGTACGAGCGCGGCTGGCGGTCGTATCTGGACACGATGCGGCCGGACTGCCGGCACTTCGCGGTTCGGCGCGGCGAACACGGCTACGTGCCGTACTGCGCGGCGAAAGAGCGAGAACAGACGGCCGCGGAGTGCTCGGGGTCGTGTCCCGACTACGAGCCCGAGCCGCCGACGTGGCGGCAGGGCGAGTGGCCAATCGAGGGCGGGCCGGGAGCCGCGATTCGGCGCGTCATGGACGACCGCCGGCGGCGCCAGCGAGAATAG
- a CDS encoding zinc-dependent alcohol dehydrogenase family protein — protein sequence MRAYEVQEGDPNYEGVVEVERERPEPAADEALVRVRAASLNYRDLAIANSELTYPGASLPVVPLSDGAGDVVAVGEDVERLSEGDRVATPFAPDWVDGPVEPEKVQRTTGGNVDGALAEYATFPADSLPVLPDYLSYEQGAALSCAGLTAWRELVENGDLAADETVLALGTGGVSTFATQFASARGADVVVTSSSDKKLDRARELGADVTINYEETPEWGEVVAEQTGGVEHVIEVGGAGTLEQSLEAAGFGGHVHVIGVLADQEAVVHPGPILGKALRVEGSMGVGSRAMFDRMLAAMAGDELQPEIDRVFDFDEVREAYRYVEAGDHQGKVVVSLE from the coding sequence ATGCGAGCTTACGAAGTCCAGGAGGGAGACCCGAACTACGAGGGCGTCGTGGAAGTCGAGCGCGAGCGCCCCGAACCCGCCGCCGACGAGGCGCTCGTCCGCGTGCGGGCGGCGTCGCTGAACTACCGCGACCTCGCCATCGCGAACAGCGAACTGACCTACCCCGGCGCGAGCCTCCCAGTCGTGCCGCTGTCGGACGGCGCTGGCGACGTCGTGGCGGTCGGCGAGGACGTCGAGCGGCTCTCGGAGGGCGACCGCGTGGCGACGCCGTTCGCGCCCGACTGGGTGGACGGCCCCGTCGAACCCGAGAAGGTCCAGCGCACCACGGGCGGGAACGTGGACGGCGCGCTCGCCGAGTACGCCACGTTCCCCGCGGACAGCCTCCCCGTCCTCCCCGACTACCTCTCCTACGAGCAGGGCGCGGCGCTGTCCTGCGCCGGCCTGACGGCGTGGCGCGAACTCGTCGAGAACGGCGACCTCGCCGCCGACGAGACGGTGCTGGCGCTCGGCACGGGCGGCGTCTCCACGTTCGCGACGCAGTTCGCGTCCGCCCGCGGCGCCGACGTCGTCGTCACTTCCTCCAGCGACAAGAAGCTCGACCGCGCGCGCGAACTCGGCGCGGACGTCACCATCAACTACGAGGAGACCCCTGAGTGGGGCGAAGTGGTCGCCGAGCAGACCGGCGGCGTCGAGCACGTCATCGAGGTCGGCGGCGCGGGCACGCTCGAACAGTCGCTTGAGGCCGCTGGCTTCGGCGGGCACGTCCACGTCATCGGCGTGCTCGCCGACCAGGAAGCGGTCGTCCACCCCGGCCCGATTCTCGGGAAGGCGTTGCGCGTCGAGGGGTCGATGGGCGTCGGCAGCCGCGCGATGTTCGACCGGATGCTCGCCGCGATGGCCGGCGACGAACTCCAGCCCGAAATCGACCGCGTGTTCGACTTCGACGAGGTACGGGAGGCCTACCGCTACGTCGAAGCCGGCGACCACCAGGGGAAGGTCGTCGTCTCCCTAGAGTAA
- a CDS encoding amidohydrolase → MSADATERLVALRRDLHRHPEPAWCEFYTTARIVEECRRIGVDELHVGRDAIDPDARMAVPDGDELAEWFERAREDGADPDILEQLEGGHTGAIAVLERGEGPTVALRVDIDALHITESEDGDHHPASEGFRSEHEGQMHACGHDGHAAIGVGVLEAVANSDFAGTFKVVFQPAEERVGGGKALAESGHLDDVDYLYAVHLGLDHPTGEVVAGIDGFLAVSHLLAEFEGEPAHAGAHPEQGRNAVQAMATAIQNLYAIPRHDGGATRVNAGRAGGGTATNIIPEDAFVEGEVRGETTELMRYMKEKADRVLRSAAEMHDCEVELSTEGEAPSAESDDELREVFGAEAADVAGVETVTERDDLGGSEDATFLMNRVQEQGGLACYVCVGTDHPGGHHTSTFDVDERSIGIGVESLTNAILRVGEEQP, encoded by the coding sequence ATGAGCGCTGACGCGACCGAGCGGCTGGTGGCGCTGCGACGCGACCTCCACCGCCACCCGGAGCCGGCGTGGTGTGAGTTCTACACGACCGCGCGCATCGTCGAGGAGTGCCGGCGAATCGGGGTAGATGAACTCCACGTCGGCCGCGACGCAATCGACCCGGACGCGCGGATGGCGGTGCCCGACGGGGACGAGCTCGCGGAGTGGTTCGAGCGAGCGCGCGAGGACGGCGCCGACCCCGACATCCTCGAACAGCTGGAGGGCGGCCACACCGGCGCTATCGCGGTCCTCGAACGCGGCGAGGGGCCGACGGTCGCGCTGCGCGTGGACATCGACGCGCTCCACATCACCGAGTCCGAGGACGGCGACCACCACCCAGCCAGCGAGGGGTTCCGCTCCGAGCACGAGGGGCAGATGCACGCCTGCGGCCACGACGGCCACGCCGCCATCGGCGTCGGCGTCCTCGAAGCAGTCGCGAACAGCGACTTCGCGGGGACGTTCAAGGTCGTCTTCCAGCCCGCCGAGGAGCGCGTCGGCGGCGGGAAAGCACTCGCGGAGAGCGGCCACCTCGACGACGTGGACTACCTCTACGCGGTCCACCTCGGCCTCGACCACCCCACCGGGGAGGTCGTCGCGGGCATCGACGGCTTCCTCGCGGTGAGCCACCTGCTCGCGGAGTTCGAGGGCGAGCCCGCGCACGCCGGCGCCCACCCCGAGCAGGGCCGCAACGCCGTGCAGGCGATGGCCACCGCCATCCAGAACCTCTACGCGATTCCGCGCCACGACGGCGGCGCCACCCGCGTGAACGCCGGGCGCGCGGGCGGCGGCACCGCGACGAACATCATCCCCGAGGACGCGTTCGTCGAGGGCGAGGTGCGCGGCGAGACCACCGAGCTGATGCGCTACATGAAGGAGAAGGCCGACCGCGTGCTGCGCTCGGCCGCGGAGATGCACGACTGCGAGGTCGAACTCTCCACGGAGGGCGAAGCCCCCAGCGCCGAAAGCGACGACGAACTCCGGGAGGTGTTCGGCGCGGAAGCCGCCGACGTCGCGGGCGTGGAGACCGTCACCGAGCGCGACGACCTCGGCGGCAGCGAGGACGCCACGTTCCTCATGAACCGCGTGCAAGAACAGGGCGGGCTGGCGTGTTACGTCTGCGTCGGCACCGACCACCCCGGCGGCCACCACACGTCCACGTTCGACGTGGACGAGCGTTCCATCGGCATCGGCGTCGAGAGCCTCACGAACGCGATTCTGCGGGTCGGCGAAGAACAGCCGTAG
- a CDS encoding bis(5'-nucleosyl)-tetraphosphatase, whose amino-acid sequence MTVEATSAGAILFRDTRDRREYLLLKSRPGDWEFPKGGVEGDEELQQTAIREVQEEAGIEDFRLLDGFRDDYDYVFEANGTRIHKTVHLFVAKSFEASAELSNEHSDLQWRDYEQAINTITQDGPRDILRDAHEFIDEQLEEA is encoded by the coding sequence ATGACGGTCGAAGCGACCAGCGCCGGAGCCATCTTGTTCCGCGACACGCGGGACCGGCGCGAATACCTCCTCCTGAAGAGCCGGCCCGGGGACTGGGAGTTCCCGAAGGGCGGCGTGGAGGGGGACGAAGAGCTCCAGCAGACGGCTATCAGAGAGGTACAGGAGGAAGCCGGCATCGAGGACTTCCGGCTCTTGGACGGCTTCCGAGACGACTACGACTACGTGTTCGAAGCGAACGGCACTCGCATCCACAAGACGGTCCACCTGTTCGTCGCGAAGTCCTTCGAGGCCAGCGCCGAACTGTCGAACGAGCACTCGGACCTGCAGTGGCGCGACTACGAGCAGGCCATCAACACGATCACGCAGGACGGCCCGCGGGACATCCTCCGGGACGCCCACGAGTTCATCGACGAGCAGCTCGAAGAAGCCTGA
- a CDS encoding tRNA (adenine-N1)-methyltransferase translates to MILLVREDREFLAAPGDEVHTDLGVIDVPESVEAGDTVETHLGEPFTVRELRGPDLFNHLDRTGAPMMPKDIGLVVGHTGASRGDRVLDAGTGTGVLAAYLGRLGADVVTYERDSEFAEVARGNMELAEVADAVDVRTGDVTDHLDDLAEFDLLTLDTENAPTVVERAADLLVSGGYAAVYSPFVEDAREVNLAAEDAGLANVETVETIQREMDLDERGSRPSTAGVGHTGYLTFARNP, encoded by the coding sequence GTGATTCTGCTCGTTCGGGAGGACCGGGAGTTCCTCGCTGCGCCGGGCGACGAAGTCCACACCGACCTCGGCGTCATCGACGTCCCGGAGAGCGTCGAAGCCGGCGACACGGTAGAGACGCACCTCGGCGAGCCGTTCACGGTCCGGGAGCTGCGCGGTCCGGACCTGTTCAACCACCTCGACCGGACGGGCGCGCCGATGATGCCCAAGGACATCGGGCTGGTCGTCGGCCACACGGGGGCGTCGCGGGGCGACCGCGTGCTCGACGCCGGCACCGGGACCGGCGTGCTCGCCGCCTACCTCGGCCGACTGGGCGCGGACGTCGTGACCTACGAGCGCGACTCCGAGTTCGCCGAGGTCGCGCGGGGGAATATGGAACTCGCCGAAGTCGCGGACGCGGTGGACGTCCGCACGGGCGACGTGACCGACCACCTCGACGACCTCGCGGAGTTCGACCTGCTGACGCTGGACACGGAGAACGCGCCGACGGTCGTCGAGCGCGCGGCCGACCTGCTGGTCTCGGGCGGCTACGCCGCCGTCTACTCGCCGTTCGTGGAGGACGCCCGCGAGGTCAACCTCGCCGCCGAGGACGCGGGCCTGGCGAACGTGGAGACTGTCGAGACGATTCAGCGGGAGATGGACCTCGACGAGCGTGGCTCGCGGCCGTCGACGGCGGGCGTCGGCCACACCGGCTACCTGACGTTCGCGCGGAACCCGTAG
- a CDS encoding uS10/mL48 family ribosomal protein, giving the protein MTFVTKLSLKSGDRAALDGVVSDIKTTCRRKGAEMKGPHSDTPAEQSVPLYDSLNGRDDGKQGVWTYTVYRRRIELYGHDDLARDIMERDFPDSVHVEAELEQVKPLGSS; this is encoded by the coding sequence ATGACCTTCGTCACAAAACTCTCTCTGAAGAGCGGCGACCGAGCCGCCCTCGACGGCGTCGTCTCCGACATCAAGACGACGTGCCGTCGGAAGGGCGCGGAAATGAAAGGACCCCACTCCGATACGCCCGCCGAGCAGTCCGTCCCGCTGTACGACTCGCTGAACGGCCGCGACGACGGCAAACAGGGCGTGTGGACGTACACGGTCTACCGCCGCCGCATCGAACTGTACGGCCACGACGACCTCGCCCGCGACATCATGGAGCGGGACTTCCCGGACAGCGTCCACGTCGAAGCCGAACTGGAGCAAGTGAAGCCGCTGGGCTCCTCGTAG
- a CDS encoding nascent polypeptide-associated complex protein, translating into MFGGGGMNPQKMQQMMKQMGIDVDEIDATEVVIKQADGDQLVFDDPDVTKMDARGQETYQIIGEPETVESAGEIEAEAESAESTESDEAGIPQDDVELVVQRTGATEADARAALEATDGDLAAAISRLE; encoded by the coding sequence ATGTTTGGCGGAGGCGGCATGAACCCCCAGAAGATGCAGCAGATGATGAAACAGATGGGCATCGACGTCGACGAGATCGATGCCACCGAGGTCGTCATCAAGCAGGCCGACGGCGACCAGCTCGTCTTCGACGATCCGGACGTCACGAAGATGGACGCCCGCGGCCAGGAGACCTACCAGATTATCGGCGAGCCCGAGACCGTCGAGAGCGCCGGCGAAATCGAGGCCGAGGCGGAGTCCGCGGAGTCCACGGAGTCCGACGAGGCGGGCATCCCGCAGGACGACGTCGAGCTGGTCGTCCAGCGCACCGGCGCCACCGAGGCCGACGCGCGAGCGGCGCTGGAGGCGACCGACGGCGACCTCGCCGCGGCCATCTCCCGGCTGGAGTGA
- a CDS encoding Na+/H+ antiporter NhaC family protein: MATDDSEAADELHEPGEGGGHDIEFYGGRIASAIPLALFVVWAIFQSGVLQVSDTTGLVIGMLAALVVGMFFTKGSWATYANTIFEGMTQRVAATAIVAWLWAGMFAQLLQDGGFVQGLVWAADVASVSGPLFPAVTFLLAALFTTGIGTGYGGAIAFTSLFYPAGVLLGANPVLLFGAILSGAVFGDNLAPVSDTTIVSAVTQDADIGGVVASRFKYAILAAVLAFAGYVVAGQMMPGSDVAATASASLDGQPLGLVHVLSMLLVIGLAVAGRHIVEAISWGIILALVFNVGSTVLASRGVIESGLQSAPALLFRAPASSGLAQSLEWLPFVLVVEDGTGVTGSLYSGASGFFPLIVLTLLIVAGARIMIQGGGFEAIQSFLLNRVATNVRRAETTMVLGTAFVNSMITINTAAEIAIAPYIARIGERFNINGYRRANILDANTSALGYIFPWGGGVLAGYGAMRSLGDTIPVVNPIDVWPFVFHGWLLFFVFLAAAVTGYGLEYVSDRESEEVSRA, from the coding sequence ATGGCAACCGACGACAGCGAAGCGGCGGACGAACTACACGAGCCCGGCGAGGGCGGCGGCCACGACATCGAGTTCTACGGTGGCCGCATCGCGAGCGCGATACCGCTCGCGCTCTTCGTCGTGTGGGCCATCTTCCAGAGCGGCGTCCTGCAAGTCAGTGACACGACTGGACTGGTCATCGGCATGCTCGCGGCGCTCGTCGTGGGCATGTTCTTCACGAAGGGGTCGTGGGCGACGTACGCCAACACCATCTTCGAGGGAATGACACAGCGCGTCGCCGCCACCGCCATCGTCGCGTGGCTGTGGGCGGGGATGTTCGCGCAACTGCTCCAGGACGGCGGGTTCGTGCAGGGGCTCGTCTGGGCCGCCGACGTGGCGAGCGTCTCCGGCCCGCTGTTCCCCGCGGTCACGTTCCTGCTGGCCGCGCTGTTCACCACCGGTATCGGCACCGGCTACGGCGGGGCCATCGCGTTCACCTCTCTGTTCTACCCCGCGGGCGTGCTGCTCGGCGCCAACCCCGTGTTGCTGTTCGGCGCCATCCTCTCCGGGGCCGTCTTCGGGGACAACCTCGCGCCCGTCAGCGACACCACCATCGTCTCCGCGGTCACCCAGGACGCCGACATCGGCGGCGTCGTCGCATCCCGGTTCAAGTACGCCATCCTCGCCGCGGTGCTGGCGTTCGCCGGCTACGTCGTCGCCGGTCAGATGATGCCCGGGTCGGACGTCGCCGCGACCGCCAGCGCCTCTCTCGACGGCCAGCCGCTCGGGCTCGTCCACGTGCTCTCGATGCTACTGGTCATCGGCCTCGCGGTCGCGGGCCGCCACATCGTCGAAGCGATTTCGTGGGGCATCATCCTCGCGCTCGTGTTCAACGTCGGCTCGACGGTCCTCGCGTCGCGGGGCGTCATCGAGAGCGGGCTCCAGAGCGCGCCCGCGCTGCTGTTCCGCGCGCCCGCCAGCTCCGGGCTGGCACAGTCGCTGGAGTGGCTGCCGTTCGTCCTCGTCGTCGAGGACGGCACCGGCGTCACGGGCAGCCTCTACAGCGGCGCGTCCGGGTTCTTCCCGCTCATCGTGCTCACGCTGCTCATCGTCGCCGGCGCCCGCATCATGATTCAGGGCGGCGGCTTCGAGGCGATTCAGTCGTTCCTGCTGAACCGCGTCGCGACGAACGTCCGCCGCGCCGAGACCACGATGGTGCTCGGCACCGCGTTCGTCAACTCCATGATTACCATCAACACCGCCGCCGAAATCGCCATCGCGCCGTACATCGCGCGCATCGGCGAGCGGTTCAACATCAACGGCTACCGGCGCGCGAACATCCTCGACGCCAACACCAGCGCGCTCGGATACATCTTCCCGTGGGGCGGCGGCGTGCTCGCCGGCTACGGGGCGATGCGCTCGCTCGGCGACACCATCCCCGTCGTCAACCCCATCGACGTCTGGCCGTTCGTCTTCCACGGCTGGCTGCTGTTCTTCGTCTTCCTGGCGGCCGCCGTCACGGGGTACGGGCTGGAGTACGTTAGCGACCGCGAGTCCGAGGAGGTGAGTCGCGCATGA
- a CDS encoding transcription factor S: protein MEFCDECGSMMKAEDDLWVCGSCGNKQPKDPDASFVVTEGQEETEIVDVSDAQDRGLPTTEVVCPNCENDRAHWYMQQIRSADESETRFFICTECEHRWREDDN from the coding sequence ATGGAGTTCTGCGACGAGTGCGGCTCGATGATGAAAGCGGAGGACGACCTCTGGGTCTGCGGTAGCTGCGGGAACAAACAGCCGAAAGACCCCGACGCCTCGTTCGTCGTCACCGAAGGGCAGGAGGAGACCGAAATCGTCGACGTCAGCGACGCCCAAGACCGCGGGCTACCGACGACGGAAGTGGTCTGCCCGAACTGCGAGAACGACCGAGCCCACTGGTACATGCAACAGATTCGGTCCGCCGACGAATCCGAGACGCGCTTTTTCATCTGCACGGAGTGCGAACACCGCTGGCGCGAAGACGACAACTAA
- a CDS encoding DUF5789 family protein has translation MGREVKLNELHAELDSLTYPATREDVLAEYDEVVLRYADGEESLRDVVGRVTEDVFVDPDDLEAAIYNNLPTEAVGEPGQSEGDG, from the coding sequence ATGGGACGAGAAGTCAAACTCAACGAACTCCACGCGGAACTCGACTCGCTCACCTACCCCGCCACCCGCGAGGACGTCCTCGCGGAGTACGACGAGGTCGTCCTCCGGTACGCCGACGGCGAGGAGTCGCTGCGGGACGTCGTCGGGCGCGTCACCGAGGACGTGTTCGTCGACCCCGACGACCTCGAAGCGGCCATCTACAACAACCTCCCCACCGAGGCCGTCGGCGAGCCCGGCCAGTCGGAGGGCGACGGCTGA